In the genome of Lathyrus oleraceus cultivar Zhongwan6 chromosome 4, CAAS_Psat_ZW6_1.0, whole genome shotgun sequence, the window CAAAATTGGTATGACCATTTTACATACCATGTCTTGATACTAGCCAACCAAAAAACCTTCCTAACTAAAATGCAAAATACATATTTATATGTTTTGATATCAGTGTCATCTTTTTAATGAATCCCCAAGCATTTGACCAAACATGATTCTGCCAGCATCCGAAATCATTGCTCCCCAAATACACACTGCCAAACATATAGCAGAAAAAGTTATTCAAAGCCTATAAAGTTTACTGTCAACAAAACTAAAACATAAGAATCTGCAAATACCCAAACAATCTGCTGAAATACAAAAGGTTGCCAAATAAGTCACACAATTTCAATCCATCGACATAATCAAGTTTTACAAATCATATTCAGAACATATAGCTATATTGTACTATCATAATAATTTGAATATGTTAAGGTATATCTAATAACAAAGATAAACTAAGTTGAGAATGTAATCAACATCTAACAGATAATTCTTCTGTTTTTCTTTGCCCAAACTATTGATTCTCACAAAATTGAAATTTGGCATGCATGTTAAGCCTAGGCCAACTTTAAGACTATACAAACACCAACAGATATTAGTAGGAAAATACAACAAATAAGAATTTCCCATTTAGAAAATCTGGGTTCCAATCCCCAATTCACAACCTGAGATTTTTCCCTCATTTTTTATTAAATGACAACAACTATACCTAGCATTCCATCTAGGAAAAATCTATCAATTTCATTAAGCATGTTGTAAAGGTCATCATTTTCTTCAACCTTATAAATCTTGCAAATTTCAATGAGCATGAAATCCTAAAGCTACCATTGTTATAGGGGAAAAGGTTAGAATATTTTCCCAACTACATCAAAGAAAATTTGGTATTGGATTAAAGTTGAACCATAGTTGAAAATGTGTGCAGTGCATATTATAAAAATACAAGGCACATATAGTTGTCATGAAGTTAGAACTAAGTCAGGCTGAATGAATTTTGATACAAAAAAATAAAGTAGACGGCGAGAGTTTTCACCTTAAGAAGATATAGCTGGGTCAAATTTAAGTTGGCACCTTCTGGATCTCCTTGGTGTGTCAGTTAATCTTTTGAGAGAACAGTACTTATTTGTTTGTTCCATTGAAGCATCAACAAAAATAAGCATTGTCTCCAAAACATATCCGTTCCGCAAAATATATTCAGCAAATGTCAACTCATCTTCAAATCCTTGATATCCTTCTATGTGAATATAACTTAGACTGCATATGATACACTTAGGAACTGCTGTTGACTTTGGGTCCCATGTCCTTAAAGGTGGTTGTTCCTCCTACAAACATGAGTCAAACATATATTTGTATGTCCACATAGATAAATAGATAGAAATATATGCATACAAAAACAAACCAAAGATTGTTTGAATTAAACTTGAGAAGTCAACAAACCTTGTTGCTCTGGATTATTAAAACTTCAATCAGAGGACACTTGTCAAGCACATTGACTAGAAGATTTGTGTTGAAACAGGGAAGAATGAACTTTAGATGAATCAAATTGCGAAATTCAGGATAATTTAGAATCCGAGGGTGGAGCGAGCACTGCTGGTCCATGTTAACATCAAGTGGTGGCACGATATAAGTATAAAAGCACACATAAATATGTATAAACCAGAATATTAAGGGCAAATTATAGTGACCTCCCCTGGATTAACCATGTTATTAAGTTAAAGGGGAGGAGTTTGTAATTTCAACACAAATAAAAGAGGTTTGTGTCAATCAAAAAATGGTGTTTATGACATTTAGACAGAATTTAGGGGGTTGGTGTAATTTGCCATAATAATAAAGCTTCACCTTTGATGTCGAATGATGCAACTGTATATCTAACCCATTAAAGGGGTCTCGGATGCCGTTGAGAATAGGGTCGGCAGATTCAGTTATTTGTGCGGGAAAGAAGTCAATGCATGCTTCCACCATACTCTGCAAGTTGCCAATGATGCCCAATAATTCCCACCGTTTTACTTCAAGAAAAGTCCAAGAGAAACTCCCATCGGTGAAATTCAACCTCTGGGAGGAAGGTGGCACATGATGTTTGGCCCAAGTTCCAGGCCGAAAGTAATTATGCTGCAAAGTTTCAAGGACGGGGCAGGCAGAGAGCAAGACAATTTCGGAATCGACAATATCTGCATCGAGTTTGAGCCTCTTAAGTGATGGAAAACGAACCCCAAAACCTTGAACATTCATTCGGATATCACCTACAAGACTgcattgttttcaaaaattgtaCATACATCACTACTTATCATGAAAGTGAGCTTCAACGAATCACGTAAATATTTTTggatattattattattataatttcAAAAGACACATTATGAAATTAAATTAGGTTACCTGAGGGAAACAAGATTGGTGCAATTCAAAAGTGAACGAGGGAGGAGCACGGGTTCCGTGTTAAAACAGTTCTTCATTGAGAGAGTCAGTTCTTCAAGATAGGGGTTAATGGCAGCACGGGTCCACATCTCGGCGCAGTCACAACGATGGTTCGACCATTGAATGTCACAGCTGAGTTCAAACTTTCGAATGTCGCGGGATTTGCGGAAGGCGAGCACGGCATTCACGAAAAATGCAAATTTTTCGAACTTTTTAGATCCTTGGACTGATTCGCCCGAGTCGTGGGCGAAGTAGAAAACCTGCAGATGCTGCCATAGGTGACGCCACCTGCGAGACACGAGACTCGTGGTAGTGACGGATGTTTTGGTTGGGAGAAACGATAGGATGTGGCACAGTACAGAGTCCGGTAAACTACTCATCCGATCGGTGACTCCTCCATGATTTTCGACTTCTTTCTGTCGTTTACCCGATAACAACTTCGGCGCCATCGCCGTTTCGGTGACTCTGATAAATTATTTCAGACCAGTCATTACATTATTAAACaataagaaaaaagaaaaggtaCAAAGGGTATCAATTTCAATTTATCATTATCAACTATTTAAAGATGCCCTTATCTGTTTTTAatatttatatattaaaaaaaaaagacTAATCCGAAATGATAAATGTTTCAAATAATCACAATTATCATTCAATCTATAGCTGTCATATGGCCGCAGAAAAACAACGTCTCCTTTCAATATTTGTTTTCTCCCTTATTTCATTTCTCTCTAATTCATTTCTTCAAAAAGAATTTTCTTTATTCTTGTCGAATCTCTCAAAAATTGTCTTCATTTTTATTCTAAAAAGATTCCATTTTCTTCTAACAAAACTTCTTCTACCCTGGTAATCCTTCTACCTCTTTCTTCCTCATCTATCAAATGAAACTTAGGACCCCTTTCAACGTTTTATTAGatttaaacaaaaaaaatcatattCTTTCTTTTCCCTTCTTTCTATCAtcttattttgaattgaatttccTTTAAATTTTTATTGAAACATCGGTTGAAAAATAAATGTAAATTCTAAGTTTCATATTGTTTAAAAATTGAAGCGTGAAGAAAGAaacaaaataaatgaaatggATATAACATTAACTTAGTGCAAGGGGTACTTGCCAATATTACAAGTTACTAAACACCAAGAGAATCCAAAGGATTAATACACCAAAAGTAAAAGTTTCTACAAACTTTTGATTTGGTACCAATAACATGCAAAAACCATGAAATAAGTTTGATAAAATCAACAACACCAAAAGTTATATAGTTGTTAATTTGAGATTTTCAACTAAGTATGTTCGATGGGAGCGAGGATGTAAGATAAAAATGCAGACTAAGTACATGTAGCTAAATTATGTTGTCGACACCATACTACAAGATTCAACATAGAAATTCTTCGGTGGAGGAAGTTGGAGGTTTAAAGACAATTTTTAACAATGGAGCAGTTTGAGGCAGTTCAAAATCCAAAGACACGTGATGATACATCAAAAAATAGAATCTCATGTAGTAAGATAAGTGTTGATTCTCGGAGAAGTAACCCTTATCGGCAGTTATTGATGTATTTAGTATATAAGTAGATTTCATTCATATAATAAAGATTCAGAATTTTTCATTATTATTCTCTATATAATTCACATATTCAAGTTACCGAGATAAGAATTTATGAGAAATATATGAATTTGCGTCTCACTTTTAACTTCAGCATTTTGTTTACTATTTCTCTTCTTTTGCTTTATCTTTTGCAATTTTGCATGTCACTTATGAATAATTCTATCCACTCTTAAACCTTCGAGCAATAACACACTTTCTCAAATTTTTTGCCTAAAATTCCATAGGATTTTTCTAGTTTAATCCCTTAAGTAAATTAAAACTTGTGATTTGTTTGCTAAAAACACCAGTAAATAAATTGGCACACCTGATGGAATATTTTTGTGCCATTGGGACACATTTGTGCAACAAATCAATTTTTTGCAAAAATGTTTATTTGTGTTTATCTTTGTTATGCTCTTCTTAAATACAATGCTATTAATTGTTGAGTGTTTATGTAGTTCAGAGTGGATTGACTCTTTGGATTGGTTGTATTTAGCAAAATAACAACATGAAGAAGTATCCAAGTGTTCAAGATTTGTCTAGCTTGCTTAAGGTGTATAAGGGACACATGTTTGATGTGATGTCTAACATATTGGTACGACATTTGGGTCTTGTAGCGGTAAAAATTCTGAGAATATGTTATTGGTTAACTTAACTCATAAAccaagagtcgtcaccgcgcttttattatttccaaaagaaaagggaaaaaagtacgaataaaccccaaagaagttttaaaacaaaactaataaaaagagataacGGTCCGGGGGTTATTTatgcaaagggaatgtattagcactctaaacatccatggtacttcataggaacctctttgaaaatgtgtACATTTAGTTTGAAAAAGATATTatttgcaaaagattggagagatggggAAATAAgtatttttcttaatttttgtTTTTACCAAGACTTTCaaagtctcatgcctacgtaccaacaaagtgcaatggaagatcaaaacctcatagttcgtggtaaaaataacaaaaatgtttgttttgattcatttttaatgaaaagacattttgtcattttaaggagaacacACAACTAACCACCCAAAAGTATGAAAACTTTGCATCACCATGAGAAAGgcttcaacttggataaagataaaaaagtatgccactagttctcttagatggaaaagaattgtcatcaatactatgggtataggagaattatatctcaactatggaaatggCTCATGTTtaaactttgagaaaagttttaaaagaaaaagtgcacaaagggcacaaaaatgatttgaacgagttatgcatttttttagtcttttgaaattggtcagaatatgcttaagatggattagcatttattaggaaaaggttttgaaaatcacttgacaaaaatcaaggtttattgagaaagtgaTTCAAGTTTAAAAACAAGAAGgtttaaaaaaaaagattttgaaaattaaagaatGAGAATCGAAGAAtagactatcctagagcataaagtaaaagctatgGAGGAAAGATTTgaccaagagatagcaagctttatgacataagttaagcaagaattccctcatttgggttaagcctcaagcaagccgaataagtaaataataattcgcgtatcagatgaaaccaaagtaactcaaccaagtctccaaaagaagtccaaagtcaaaggtactAGATGAATCCCAAGATCTCAAATTACAATATTAgctctaagtccataactccataacaatgctaaggatagtaacctcaagtccatAACTCAAGAGAATCAAATTCTTTTACGGGCTTTTCTTTATTAATTTCTTTTACAAGGAAATGAAAGcccaaatggacaaagaacaaataacATATTTACAACAAAAAAATGATATGGGATGCTGAAaataaagcataaagtaaatgacaaaaaGTAAAGAGTATAAGATAAATGACgttgaagtaaaagttaatacaataaaATGTTAGTAGATGATATTAGTGATTAATAAGGGAATGGTAGTTTTGTCATTTTTTGGAGAATATTCAACTATTCACTCACAAGCATGGAAACATGGGTTTTTGCATCATATATGAGAAGGGCTataacttggataaaatcaataagtatgtcactagctctcataaatgaaAAGGGAGTAATATTTttacacaataccatgaggagtaaGAGACTTAGAATCTTTTTGGGACAagtttagcgctatgttaagcaatcgtaattggacttatgtagaaggCACAACTATCTGACACCAGTCAATAATGATTTTTGTGTTAATACATtctagagaaatgatatgtaaattattctcctaaagtcattccacacaaaaagaaaaaaaagaaatgatCAACCACAAAGGCTAGGAGGGTGGTTGATTACTTTAATCCATACTTCATAATgcttaggacaaacttatgcatcaatacaAAGTACtttaaatgatccatgatcaatttggacctagatttgaaatgatgaaagttcatcaagtaccaatccatacatcatgaacgAGATAAACACAAGTCATCCATTTGATCAAGGgagaagaaggagatgaagaagaatgGGACAAGAGATATCACACCCAAACtggatcaaaggtttgatcaagtcatcatcaaaatcaatcatccattttggtggattagggtttttaccccatcaacacccaagatccattgagtttgatgagacttatggtcaaaatcatcatgatccaaggccaacagaagtacacaaaggtcaaacaaatatagaaagaaattaaatgaaataaaaagaaacaaaaggatttttaaaatgaattataaaatagaaataaaatttaaaaaaatccataaagtccttcaaaacaaaaaaaataaatggccaagaaaattatggaaggttggatATAAATAAGAAGCGTATAATAAATTTTTCTgaattttaaaatgcagaaaagtatttttaaaccaattaaaacaaaagagaaaagagaaatttcattaaaaaatagaaaatcaatgaaataaaatgtgaaaaaaaaatcatatgaagaaaaataaaagagaattttagaaattattttgagATTATTTTGATGTAAAATGgattttctatgaattttaaaagaaaacacaattaaaaataaaaatagaaaaagaaataaaatcagaagaaaaaaaacacggagcgttggatcaAGTCTCATTAATTGATGTGACAGATCCAACACTCCTTAAACTAGATTGCATTTAAATTGAACTAGTTAGAACATTTCAAATGTTCAGCGTGTCTccaaactcagatgacctgagaTAAATTTCGGTTGTCTTCTCTGATGGTCCTCCACtggagtttcatcatttggtaaattcagaacatgagaccaccaccaatgtgatcgcctCCCCATCAagaattcaacctcatgctccaaattcatttatctaaattgagcacggggaatttcagagaagtttcaggagcaagcaagccacgaaaaaaaaattaaatgatgaacacaaTCAATCAAGATCAGATAAGTTACGGGAAATCATCATAGAGTGAAAGACTACATTATGGTAAATTGTTTTAGTTTAAATGgtgctcagaactaccttgtccaaatggtgatcagaagttgatgaaacttgatctggttagagcacttcagaaggtctcagaggttggaaattgttgcaaaagctttAGAGGGTGCCaaagatgctaatggaatcaagaacTTGGATTGAAATAAGTTGGAATGCAAAACACaatagttgaattttctggaaaaagCTTCAGATTGCAGCAGGtgtttcttggctctcaaaagcttggaaatgaatgcagtagcttcctctatttatagggaatgtgtttggatccaaatacgtgcagaatcaagcttaattcgtgtaaaacgaatttgatcaggatgtgagaaaagtgtgacttgtAATCCATCAAAGCCCAGCCAAATGATGTATTTCAAAGGCCAATTAACTTCTGGAGAATTGGTTAAAACATGCTTTGGTCCAAAATgcatgctaatttggcttggaattgagattagtgaagttcaaatttcgggcaatggtaatttcttcagttccaagtcaccatgtttaACTCAATAGGGCATCTTGCTCATGAGGCTTTTTGGTctcattctttttgcaatatgTTGACATCATAAAAAAGATTAaaatgtgccaagaaaggttgcatttggatgcttgaggACAAAattatggcatgttgaagttgacacgaaaaactggtcatgtaacttagaaaaatttaagtatccaatggctgaaaatgacctgtaatatctcaatgaattccatggccttccaaaTACAATTGGACTTTGATCTTTGAAGTAAACTTGAAGAGGGCATCAcaaattatattttataaaaaaaaaatcatcctcaaatattgaaaattgaagaagttgtagtccttgaaagttgagaaaaagtcacttgaaaataggtcaaatttcactaagtccacaaatgacttataatgtcttcaaacttttgatgatcctccaagcataattggctcttgtcatgtaaagagaagttgcAGGAGATATTTataagagtcatatgcaaaaataagcattcaaacatgttgagaattgaaggagttgtgatcctttgaactttgacttcaaattttgactttttggtcaaaccacttggaacaagcttgtgcacttggatttttcttgcatttcaaggtacatggatgatcatgTGAACTCAAAATAAGATATACTTGAATTTCTCTTAATTAGATCGCTCAAAGCTTaaggtaacttgttgaagaaggcatggaaacaaacacatgaacctttgactttttTGAGAAGTTAGCAACAAAACTGTGAGATACCCTTGATCTTGATGAGATTGAAAGGGGCATGAGGACCTTAGAGATCATATCTTGAGAGAGAGATCCCCTTGATAATCAATTTTTGACGATACTTTGACTTGAGGAATCAACACAAACCCTAGTTGAGGACTCTTGATGgaaaagccctaccttgcacaataaacttaaagaaacAAGACATGTTTTTTGCTATTTTGTTTAGTGGTTAGATAAGTAATGAACAtgtaaacacaaaggtaaaacatCAACAAAGATgtgcttgatgatccctgcaaaaggcaaatccccaaagatgagagggagagggaccaagaggtgaccttgtttgtatgcaaggatgccAATGGTATGTGGAATCTTAGGGTATGACAGGTCTTGCTCAACAGGCGCCATAATATTGTGTTTAGATGAATCTTTGGAGAAGATTCAGTTATATTTTATTTCTAATTGACTTAGAAATATGATTATGTGATTTGTTTAACAGTTGGGCGAAGATTAATTCATATATAAATGAAGATTTAAATAAATGTTTATTTGAATCTCCCCAGAGGAAGGATTGAAGCGACCTGCTACACGTAACCGCATTACCCTACAAAATCGGCGCCATGATGAGTAAAGGTATGGGATAGTGGGAAGCCCGTGTTTTCGAGGTTCCGGTTGAAAGAAACGTCATGATGGTTGTGACGTTAGCCCACTAGGAGAATAGTATCTGAAAAGATAAAAAATGCCCATATCTCCTAAGTTCATTGAAAGAGGCCTttttaggggggggggggggggggcaatTTTTTAGCTGGATTTTCGACAAGAGTAAAAATCTCAGCAAAGGACGAATGTGAAGGTACACTGATGACGTTTATGTAAGAGTCTTGGTTCGGCTAGATTCTGAACTTAGTTTTGGTGATGATATATTGACTTCCTAAATTTGTCATATTTATTTAATACCATCTTTTTTGATGGATTCCATGGTTGTACATATAAACATCATGGCTACTATTTATAAATTCATCATTTTAGTATTATGGTTAATTATATCACATACACCTATCTAATTCTATATATATGATATCAACACTTATTGCATCGTGAGGATGCACAGTTTATGGTTGGTACTTAATCTTTCAGTAATAGATTTTGTTAATTTATATGAAATCATCTAATTCAATTTATCTCTTATTTTGTCAAAAACTTTATGATACCATTTTGAGCTTATAGTTGCTGCTTAATCATCCAGTTACAACTTTAGTTTATTTACATTAGCAGCCATTGTCTCCACCATACTTCAAACTTTATAACATACATATTCAAAATCTGGTGTTCATAATATATCACATTCAAATTGCATGGGATTACTTTACATGTATGTTACATAACATTTTGTAACCCCGTTTTAATTTTCCTTGATACAACTTACCAATAAGTTATtcacaacaaccaaacaaatcTTCACTCCATCATTAACCAATCTGAATTTTTACAAACTACTAACGTTCTTCAACATCAAAACAGGTTCATTAAACCATATAGTTTTCACTTAACCTACCTTACATTGTTCACATCAGCATTACTACAAAGCAACCTTAAATTACTTCAACTTCATTATCCAAATAACATTATAACATAATGTTGCTACCATAACATTACTACAACTTAAACTTAGCTTACAAAAGACAAACCATCAAAATATTTAAGACCAAACTACGTCTAAACCTAATACCCATTGTTCTCAATATTTTCATGCTTACTTTCAAAACATACAGCCACTGATATTGTATTTCGTTGTCTTCGCATCAAACGCAAGCACCATATCTTCCACGCTTTATAATATACACCCAAAGATGGTATGGAGAACTATGAATCGTAAAACCCAATGTGTCTCCTCTATGGAGCTTCTTCTTTTTCGCGTATTCGTACCACCCCTTGCCAATATATTTCTCCAGCTTAACCATATTATCCTTTCTTTTTGCACAGTGAACTTCCCTGTAATACCTATCTCCATTTTCACAGTCAATCATCTCGATCTCCTTCTTGTTCCACCACAAGTAGTTATTTGTCACATACCTAGGAAAATAGTGCATCAAACATATTTTAGATTTTGATAAAAATATCTCCAATTAAAATGCATGTCAAAACATCATATAACTTAGACAAAAAAATCAACTAACCATAACATTCCTTTTCACTTTGTGTCCAAAACTAAAAACCTTTTCCGAAGAATACTCCTCCTCCTTTTTCGGGTCTTCATCATTGTCAGACGGATTCGTGCGAATATCCAAGTTTGGTGAATCTAATGCATCTATGACCCTTTCATGGATCCTGATCATTTCTTGAATCTCACATGAGGATACGTCAGTTCCAGAGTTCTAATCCCAACTCTAAATTAACTAACAACGTTACGTTGTTTTACTTTTGTTACTACAACTTTATAAACCAAAATCAAGTATATGTTGGACAACAATTTCTTACCTACTACTTTCCATTGAGTATGGGTTTTCGACTTCAGTGGCTACCTTAGTTGTGTCGTTCTTTCGAGAAATTTGCAAAACCTTCTTTGA includes:
- the LOC127075183 gene encoding F-box/FBD/LRR-repeat protein At5g56420 isoform X2 translates to MAPKLLSGKRQKEVENHGGVTDRMSSLPDSVLCHILSFLPTKTSVTTTSLVSRRWRHLWQHLQVFYFAHDSGESVQGSKKFEKFAFFVNAVLAFRKSRDIRKFELSCDIQWSNHRCDCAEMWTRAAINPYLEELTLSMKNCFNTEPVLLPRSLLNCTNLVSLSLVGDIRMNVQGFGVRFPSLKRLKLDADIVDSEIVLLSACPVLETLQHNYFRPGTWAKHHVPPSSQRLNFTDGSFSWTFLEVKRWELLGIIGNLQSMVEACIDFFPAQITESADPILNGIRDPFNGLDIQLHHSTSKCSLHPRILNYPEFRNLIHLKFILPCFNTNLLVNVLDKCPLIEVLIIQSNKEEQPPLRTWDPKSTAVPKCIICSLSYIHIEGYQGFEDELTFAEYILRNGYVLETMLIFVDASMEQTNKYCSLKRLTDTPRRSRRCQLKFDPAISS
- the LOC127075183 gene encoding FBD-associated F-box protein At4g10400 isoform X1; the encoded protein is MAPKLLSGKRQKEVENHGGVTDRMSSLPDSVLCHILSFLPTKTSVTTTSLVSRRWRHLWQHLQVFYFAHDSGESVQGSKKFEKFAFFVNAVLAFRKSRDIRKFELSCDIQWSNHRCDCAEMWTRAAINPYLEELTLSMKNCFNTEPVLLPRSLLNCTNLVSLSLVGDIRMNVQGFGVRFPSLKRLKLDADIVDSEIVLLSACPVLETLQHNYFRPGTWAKHHVPPSSQRLNFTDGSFSWTFLEVKRWELLGIIGNLQSMVEACIDFFPAQITESADPILNGIRDPFNGLDIQLHHSTSKQCSLHPRILNYPEFRNLIHLKFILPCFNTNLLVNVLDKCPLIEVLIIQSNKEEQPPLRTWDPKSTAVPKCIICSLSYIHIEGYQGFEDELTFAEYILRNGYVLETMLIFVDASMEQTNKYCSLKRLTDTPRRSRRCQLKFDPAISS